A genomic segment from Desulfallas thermosapovorans DSM 6562 encodes:
- a CDS encoding Mrp/NBP35 family ATP-binding protein has translation MKIIGPRVVEAYVGEYASGKSEVAVNRAVDLAASGRNVTLVDLDIVEPCYTLRPIKRELQQKGITVLAWETRDTLGLGEAGNVLRAENRWALRRSGDIILDIGYGVEGAKTLNLLEGAGADPDLKVYAVVNIARPMTASVADIVAYIRELGIVHGIINNSHLGDETDVDIVQQGARIVDEAARQLQLPVVATTAVPAIAALIGPVDIAGHPVRKLDRYMPRTFW, from the coding sequence GTGAAGATTATCGGCCCGCGGGTAGTGGAAGCTTACGTTGGGGAATATGCCAGCGGTAAAAGCGAGGTGGCCGTTAACAGAGCGGTTGATTTGGCCGCGTCCGGCCGGAATGTTACCCTGGTGGACCTGGATATTGTGGAGCCGTGTTACACGCTGCGCCCCATAAAAAGGGAACTGCAGCAAAAGGGGATTACCGTGCTGGCCTGGGAAACCAGGGATACTTTGGGATTGGGGGAAGCAGGCAATGTGCTCCGGGCGGAAAACCGCTGGGCGTTGCGCCGGTCCGGGGATATTATACTGGATATCGGTTATGGCGTGGAGGGTGCCAAAACCCTGAACCTGTTGGAAGGAGCGGGGGCGGATCCCGATTTGAAGGTTTACGCCGTGGTGAATATTGCCAGGCCAATGACGGCCAGCGTGGCGGATATAGTAGCTTATATTCGCGAGCTGGGCATTGTACACGGCATTATTAACAACAGTCACCTGGGAGACGAAACTGATGTGGACATTGTGCAACAAGGGGCCCGGATAGTGGATGAAGCAGCCCGGCAATTACAATTGCCGGTGGTGGCCACCACGGCGGTCCCGGCCATTGCGGCTTTAATCGGGCCGGTGGATATAGCCGGTCATCCGGTGAGGAAACTGGACAGGTATATGCCGCGTACATTCTGGTAA
- a CDS encoding DEAD/DEAH box helicase → MALFSDFGLSESVIRALSNMGFEEATPIQEQAIPVGLQGRDLIGQAHTGTGKTAAFGIPLMERLQVGQENIQAVILTPTRELAVQVAEELYRIGQYKGIRSLPVYGGQDINRQIRALKKRPHIIVATPGRLMDHMRRKTIRLNQVSIVVLDEADEMLNMGFIEDIENILKEVPEERQTMLFSATMPAPIQALAGRFMNDPEVIRVAARQVTVPNIEQGYIEVHEKEKFDVLCRLLDTQSPERAIVFGRTKRRVDELYEALNKRGYSAEGIHGDLSQARRDQVMRQFKDGAIEVLVATDVAARGLDITGVTHIYNFDIPQDPEGYVHRVGRTGRAGKAGAAITLVTPREIGHLRVIEKMTRGKIARRPVPTLKDAIRGQQRIAVERLLMAVEKEDIENYRGLAEGLLEETDSVTLLSAALKVLTKEPDQTPVALTEEKPLRFKRDKNKRTGQRNYYGGPGGKKGILGGGSSYRGKKRAGSRSY, encoded by the coding sequence ATGGCATTATTCAGTGACTTTGGTTTATCCGAGTCAGTAATCAGGGCTCTTAGTAATATGGGTTTTGAAGAGGCGACGCCCATACAAGAGCAGGCTATTCCTGTTGGTTTACAGGGACGGGATTTGATCGGGCAGGCCCATACCGGAACAGGTAAAACAGCGGCCTTTGGCATCCCTTTAATGGAAAGGCTGCAGGTGGGGCAGGAAAATATACAGGCGGTTATTTTAACCCCAACCCGTGAGTTAGCCGTTCAGGTGGCCGAAGAATTATACAGAATCGGGCAATACAAGGGCATTCGTTCATTGCCTGTATACGGCGGCCAGGATATTAACCGCCAGATCAGGGCGCTGAAAAAGAGGCCCCATATTATCGTTGCCACCCCCGGCCGCTTGATGGACCATATGAGGCGCAAAACCATTCGTTTAAACCAGGTGAGTATTGTGGTTTTGGATGAAGCGGATGAGATGTTGAATATGGGATTTATTGAGGACATTGAAAATATCCTCAAGGAGGTTCCTGAAGAGAGGCAAACAATGCTTTTTTCAGCCACCATGCCAGCCCCCATCCAGGCCCTGGCCGGTCGGTTTATGAACGACCCCGAAGTGATCAGGGTGGCGGCCCGGCAGGTAACCGTGCCCAATATTGAGCAGGGGTATATTGAAGTGCATGAAAAAGAAAAATTTGATGTGCTTTGCCGGTTGCTGGATACCCAGTCCCCCGAAAGGGCCATTGTTTTTGGTCGAACCAAACGCCGGGTGGATGAACTGTATGAAGCCCTGAACAAGCGTGGTTATTCCGCTGAAGGCATCCATGGGGATTTGTCCCAGGCCAGGCGGGATCAGGTAATGAGACAGTTTAAGGACGGTGCCATCGAGGTTTTGGTGGCCACCGATGTGGCTGCCCGGGGATTGGATATCACCGGAGTGACCCATATCTATAATTTTGACATTCCCCAGGACCCGGAGGGTTACGTGCACCGTGTCGGCCGTACCGGGCGGGCCGGTAAAGCGGGAGCGGCCATAACTTTGGTTACGCCAAGGGAAATCGGTCATTTAAGGGTTATTGAAAAAATGACCAGGGGTAAAATAGCCCGCCGGCCCGTGCCAACATTAAAGGACGCCATTCGGGGGCAGCAGCGTATTGCGGTGGAAAGACTGCTTATGGCCGTGGAAAAGGAGGACATCGAAAATTACCGGGGACTGGCCGAAGGGCTACTGGAAGAAACCGATTCGGTTACCCTTTTATCTGCAGCATTAAAGGTGCTTACCAAAGAACCGGATCAAACCCCTGTTGCCCTGACCGAAGAAAAACCCCTCAGATTTAAAAGGGATAAAAACAAGCGCACCGGGCAAAGGAACTATTACGGCGGACCCGGCGGTAAAAAAGGTATACTTGGAGGGGGCAGCAGTTACAGGGGGAAAAAACGAGCCGGCAGCCGGTCCTATTAG
- a CDS encoding pro-sigmaK processing inhibitor BofA family protein — MMEWQLVIIVLAVLAGLYIANTFMYRPLRRLLSLAVCLVTGTVLITLLNWCLSFFNMHVAFNLFTVLVAGILHLPGLVMLVVLSRWFV; from the coding sequence ATGATGGAATGGCAGCTGGTGATTATAGTCCTGGCGGTGCTGGCTGGCTTGTATATTGCAAATACTTTCATGTACAGGCCGCTGCGCCGGTTATTGAGCTTGGCTGTATGCCTGGTTACGGGTACGGTGTTGATAACGCTGCTAAACTGGTGTTTGAGTTTTTTCAACATGCATGTTGCCTTCAACCTTTTTACCGTGCTGGTGGCGGGCATTTTACACTTGCCGGGCCTGGTGATGCTGGTGGTACTGAGCCGGTGGTTTGTTTAA
- a CDS encoding thiamine pyrophosphate-dependent enzyme yields MSVQPAMPKCWRVESKPHKFCPGCGHGLVLKALGQAIDELGIQDKVVFGCDIGCSLLSWDFFNVDTVQTHHGRTTPVITGIKRANTDVIGIAYMGDGGGYAIGAQHLVSAATRNERITVILVNNTQYGMTGGQMAPTTLPGQKTETSPYGRDVDASGYPTQGPEMVAAITQEGAYVARGTVANVKQLKGFIKKALENQMAGNGFSFVEALSTCPTNWRTNAEDTWKFVEKEMTKYFKVGEIKVPGPREKEGQ; encoded by the coding sequence ATGTCAGTACAGCCTGCCATGCCCAAATGCTGGCGTGTGGAATCCAAACCCCATAAATTCTGCCCGGGCTGTGGTCACGGCCTGGTGCTTAAAGCGTTGGGACAGGCCATTGATGAGCTGGGCATTCAAGATAAGGTTGTTTTTGGCTGTGACATTGGCTGTTCGCTGTTGTCCTGGGACTTTTTCAACGTAGATACCGTGCAAACCCACCATGGTCGTACAACACCGGTAATTACAGGGATCAAGCGGGCCAATACCGATGTAATCGGGATTGCCTACATGGGTGACGGCGGTGGTTACGCCATCGGTGCTCAGCACCTGGTCAGCGCGGCAACCCGTAACGAGCGGATTACGGTAATTCTGGTCAATAATACCCAGTATGGTATGACCGGCGGTCAAATGGCGCCAACCACTTTGCCGGGGCAAAAGACTGAAACTTCGCCCTATGGCCGCGATGTGGACGCTTCCGGTTATCCCACCCAGGGTCCCGAAATGGTGGCTGCCATTACCCAGGAGGGTGCATATGTCGCCCGGGGTACTGTGGCCAATGTAAAACAATTGAAGGGCTTTATTAAAAAGGCACTGGAAAATCAAATGGCCGGGAACGGGTTCAGTTTTGTGGAAGCATTATCCACCTGCCCCACCAACTGGCGTACCAACGCCGAAGATACCTGGAAGTTTGTTGAAAAGGAAATGACTAAATATTTCAAGGTAGGGGAAATCAAAGTACCCGGTCCCCGGGAGAAGGAGGGACAATAA
- a CDS encoding YbaB/EbfC family nucleoid-associated protein translates to MGGNMAKMMKQVQKMQAEMARMQEELGNRTVESSAGGGVVRVVANGRQEIVAVEIKPEVVDPEDVEMLQDLVLTAVNEALKQAQDMMTKEMSKLTGGLNIPGLF, encoded by the coding sequence ATGGGTGGAAATATGGCTAAAATGATGAAACAAGTACAAAAGATGCAGGCCGAGATGGCCAGAATGCAGGAGGAACTGGGCAACCGCACCGTGGAAAGTTCCGCCGGCGGCGGTGTGGTACGGGTGGTGGCCAACGGCCGCCAGGAGATCGTGGCCGTGGAAATCAAGCCCGAGGTAGTGGACCCGGAAGATGTGGAAATGCTGCAAGATTTGGTTCTGACCGCAGTTAACGAAGCTTTGAAGCAGGCCCAGGATATGATGACCAAAGAAATGAGCAAGCTGACCGGCGGGCTTAATATACCGGGATTATTTTAA
- a CDS encoding TRAP transporter large permease, producing the protein MSAELVGFISIAAFFILLILRMPIAFAMALVGLAGFACLTSPAAAFSMVAKEIYSTFSNQSLGVIAMFVWMGFLAFYSGIGTRMYVFAYKLIGHYPGGLAIATQAACGVFGAICGSNTATAATIGAIALPEMKKYKYDDALATASVAAGGVLGVLIPPSVIFIVYAMATEQSIGRLFMAGIVPGILLMLLYMATIALITWRNPGLGPAGPKATWKERFKALRGGLGEVIIIFSLSMGGLFAGWFTPTEAGAVGAAGVLGVALLKRSLSWEGFGKSLFDATRTTAMIMLLIAGAMIFGRLMAISRLPFEMAQMAGALPLPPFAVMAVILLIYLVLGCFIDALALVLLTVPIFYPVAVQTLGYDPIWFGVIIVLTVAMGVITPPVGMNVFIIKGVAPEIPLEVIYRGIWPFLGAIILCLVILIVFPQLATFLPNLLS; encoded by the coding sequence ATGAGTGCGGAATTGGTTGGTTTTATCAGCATAGCGGCATTTTTTATCCTTTTAATTTTGCGGATGCCCATTGCCTTTGCCATGGCTCTGGTGGGCCTGGCGGGTTTTGCCTGCTTGACTTCGCCCGCTGCGGCCTTTAGCATGGTGGCCAAGGAAATATATTCAACCTTTTCCAACCAATCACTTGGTGTAATCGCCATGTTTGTCTGGATGGGTTTTCTGGCCTTTTATTCAGGCATCGGCACTAGAATGTATGTGTTTGCGTATAAATTAATCGGCCATTATCCCGGGGGCCTGGCCATAGCCACCCAGGCGGCCTGCGGCGTATTTGGGGCCATTTGTGGTTCCAACACGGCCACGGCGGCCACCATCGGGGCCATTGCCCTGCCGGAAATGAAAAAGTATAAATATGACGATGCCTTGGCTACGGCCAGCGTTGCCGCGGGCGGCGTGCTGGGTGTATTGATTCCGCCCAGCGTGATATTCATTGTTTACGCCATGGCGACGGAACAATCCATAGGCCGGTTGTTTATGGCGGGTATCGTGCCGGGCATACTGCTCATGCTGTTATATATGGCCACCATAGCGCTGATTACCTGGCGCAATCCCGGCCTGGGGCCGGCCGGTCCCAAGGCGACCTGGAAGGAAAGGTTCAAGGCGCTGCGCGGGGGGCTGGGGGAAGTTATAATTATATTTTCCCTGTCCATGGGCGGGCTGTTTGCCGGCTGGTTTACGCCCACCGAGGCGGGCGCGGTGGGGGCGGCCGGTGTTCTGGGGGTAGCCCTGCTGAAAAGAAGCCTCAGCTGGGAGGGCTTCGGTAAATCCCTTTTTGATGCCACCCGAACCACCGCCATGATTATGCTGCTCATTGCCGGAGCCATGATCTTCGGGCGTTTGATGGCCATAAGCAGGTTGCCCTTTGAAATGGCCCAAATGGCCGGTGCCCTGCCCCTGCCGCCCTTTGCGGTGATGGCGGTTATTCTGCTTATTTACCTGGTATTGGGTTGTTTTATTGACGCGCTGGCCCTGGTTCTGCTGACCGTGCCCATATTTTATCCCGTGGCGGTGCAAACCCTGGGGTACGATCCCATCTGGTTCGGGGTGATTATTGTCCTGACGGTGGCCATGGGTGTAATTACGCCCCCGGTGGGTATGAATGTGTTCATTATCAAGGGCGTGGCGCCGGAAATCCCCCTGGAAGTAATCTATAGGGGTATTTGGCCCTTTTTGGGGGCGATTATCCTTTGTTTGGTAATATTGATTGTCTTTCCGCAATTAGCCACGTTTTTGCCAAACCTGCTGTCTTAG
- a CDS encoding NAD(P)/FAD-dependent oxidoreductase: MDYDLIVVGGGPAGMLGAATAAAGGLKVALLEKNDKPGRKLFITGKGRCNVTNYGDIDDFFRNIITNPKFLYSAFKAFDNRQLMTLLASLGVPTKVERGNRVFPASDKSSDVIKALQKHLHNNHVNIKLHTEVKQILVNSNRVAGVLLKDGTPVTAPRVIIATGGMSYRQTGSTGDGYKIARLLGHTIIEPKPALVPLVTREDWVKDLQGLTLKNVSVKAVAGGKVKAEQFGEMIFTHFGVSGPIILSTSSLIKDYLHPTTSIPVQLAIDLKPALTAEQLDARLLRDFNKYSGKHLKNALDDLLPKKMIDVVLQLAGAEIHKPVNQINKKERGMLVHTLKGIVLTVTGTRPLNEAIVTSGGINVKEINPSTLESKIVKGLYFAGEIIDVDALTGGYNLQIAFSTGYLSGLSAAKT; this comes from the coding sequence ATGGACTACGATCTAATAGTGGTGGGCGGCGGGCCCGCCGGCATGCTTGGCGCAGCCACAGCGGCGGCCGGGGGTTTGAAGGTGGCTTTACTGGAAAAGAACGATAAACCGGGCCGAAAACTGTTCATCACCGGTAAAGGGCGATGCAATGTCACCAATTACGGCGACATTGATGATTTTTTCCGCAATATCATCACCAATCCCAAATTCTTGTATAGCGCCTTTAAAGCCTTTGACAACCGACAGCTCATGACATTGCTGGCTTCCCTGGGGGTGCCCACCAAGGTGGAACGCGGCAACCGGGTTTTTCCCGCCTCGGATAAATCCAGCGACGTCATAAAGGCACTGCAAAAACACCTGCATAATAACCATGTAAATATCAAACTGCACACCGAGGTCAAACAAATACTGGTAAACAGTAACCGGGTGGCTGGTGTACTGTTAAAGGACGGCACACCGGTAACCGCCCCCAGGGTGATCATTGCCACCGGGGGCATGTCCTACCGGCAAACAGGTTCCACGGGGGACGGTTATAAAATAGCCCGGCTGCTGGGCCACACCATTATTGAGCCCAAACCCGCTCTGGTACCCCTGGTGACCCGGGAAGATTGGGTCAAAGACCTGCAGGGCCTGACCCTGAAAAATGTGTCCGTAAAGGCTGTTGCCGGCGGCAAGGTCAAAGCGGAACAGTTCGGTGAAATGATTTTTACCCACTTTGGCGTATCCGGCCCCATTATTTTAAGCACCAGCAGCCTGATTAAAGATTATCTTCATCCCACCACCAGTATACCGGTGCAATTGGCCATTGACCTGAAACCGGCATTGACGGCCGAACAACTGGATGCCCGCCTGTTGAGAGATTTTAATAAATACAGCGGCAAACACCTGAAAAACGCCCTTGACGATTTATTACCCAAGAAAATGATTGACGTTGTATTGCAGCTAGCGGGTGCGGAAATACACAAACCGGTAAACCAAATTAATAAAAAAGAGCGAGGTATGCTGGTACATACTTTGAAGGGTATTGTTTTAACAGTCACGGGTACCCGGCCATTGAATGAAGCCATCGTTACCAGCGGCGGTATCAATGTTAAAGAAATCAACCCCTCCACCCTGGAGTCTAAAATTGTCAAAGGGCTGTATTTTGCCGGAGAAATAATTGATGTGGATGCCCTGACGGGAGGCTACAATTTACAAATCGCCTTTTCCACAGGGTATCTCAGCGGCCTGAGCGCCGCCAAGACATGA
- the recR gene encoding recombination mediator RecR, which translates to MQYAGAVSRLIGELARLPGIGTKTAQRLAFFLLNAPPEVAISLAEAIREAREKVGRCSVCGNLTDVDPCPVCQNETRDKGIICVVQDPRDVVAIEKYRGFKGVYHVLHGALSPLEGVGPQELNIKSLLDRLAGDSVREVILATNPDVEGDATALYLARLIKPLGVKVTRLARGLPVGAHLEYADEVTLGRAIEGRLEIE; encoded by the coding sequence ATGCAATATGCCGGCGCGGTGTCACGCTTGATCGGCGAATTGGCCAGGTTACCCGGGATTGGAACTAAAACGGCGCAACGACTGGCCTTTTTTTTGTTGAATGCTCCCCCGGAAGTGGCCATAAGCCTTGCCGAGGCCATCAGGGAAGCCCGGGAAAAGGTGGGGCGTTGCTCGGTGTGCGGCAATCTTACTGATGTGGATCCCTGCCCGGTTTGTCAAAACGAGACCCGGGACAAGGGCATAATTTGCGTTGTGCAGGACCCCCGGGATGTGGTGGCCATTGAAAAGTACCGTGGTTTTAAAGGTGTTTATCACGTGCTTCACGGTGCCCTTTCACCCCTTGAAGGGGTGGGGCCCCAGGAATTGAATATAAAAAGTTTACTGGACCGCCTGGCGGGTGACTCGGTGCGGGAAGTGATTTTAGCCACCAACCCGGATGTGGAGGGGGATGCTACGGCCCTTTACCTGGCCCGGCTGATAAAACCCCTTGGTGTTAAAGTAACCAGGCTGGCCCGGGGCCTGCCGGTGGGTGCCCATTTGGAGTATGCCGATGAAGTAACCCTGGGCAGGGCCATAGAAGGACGACTGGAAATTGAATAA
- a CDS encoding TRAP transporter small permease, translating to MLKFTGLVTGLSRILDKIAGLCMVLSMLLVVVNILLRALFNRPILGVYEYVIFLTLATIGLSLAHCAIQNGHIAVSFVFDRLPLKIQGLVDLVINAAGLLFWGLCAWQVGIYAHGTAASGVVASTTQIPLYPFIYLVAFGLLALGLVLLAKTMEAGQRVWQPKAANLSPGVKTVQSMQKAAALNK from the coding sequence ATGTTAAAATTTACCGGATTGGTGACGGGGCTGAGCCGTATACTGGACAAAATAGCCGGTTTGTGCATGGTATTGTCTATGCTGCTGGTGGTGGTTAATATTTTGCTGCGTGCTTTATTTAACCGGCCTATTCTGGGCGTTTACGAATATGTTATATTTTTAACCCTGGCTACCATTGGCCTGTCCCTGGCCCACTGTGCCATACAGAACGGCCACATCGCCGTAAGCTTTGTTTTTGACCGGCTGCCTTTGAAGATACAGGGGTTGGTGGATTTGGTGATCAATGCTGCCGGTTTGTTGTTCTGGGGTCTTTGTGCCTGGCAGGTGGGCATTTATGCCCATGGCACGGCGGCTAGCGGTGTGGTGGCATCCACTACCCAGATACCCCTGTACCCGTTTATTTATTTGGTGGCCTTTGGTTTGCTGGCCCTTGGCCTAGTGCTGCTGGCCAAAACAATGGAAGCCGGGCAAAGGGTATGGCAGCCAAAGGCGGCAAACCTCTCACCCGGGGTTAAAACGGTGCAATCCATGCAAAAGGCGGCGGCGTTAAATAAATGA
- a CDS encoding transketolase C-terminal domain-containing protein: MPEKPIQGEKRVFMTGNEVVAWAALAAEADIMYGYPITPQNEIMHYWTRMLPKYGRRFLQTEDELSAGFTTAGGVLAGRRAFTATAGPGNTLMQEPMSMAEAMRLPVVVIVQQRGGPSTATVIYSQQEVTMTTLGGNGEGLRVVYSTANHQELFDYTIKAFNTAWKYRFPTFVLGDGYQAKMRESLTMYDPASRGITMVPTEPYVGKEGTPGVDREPTHLRNTYNVEEELFEVLEQYLADYAKAAPEIAEYDAFDTDDADLVVISHGVVSRACKAAVKELREEGYKVGYFRPITLRPLPVDQLREVAGKAKQLLVVESANGQLDRLVKEAIYGNTTEMLSLFKPGVGVTTEEVVARVKEIKG; the protein is encoded by the coding sequence ATGCCAGAAAAACCGATACAGGGTGAAAAAAGGGTATTCATGACCGGTAACGAAGTGGTGGCTTGGGCTGCTCTGGCGGCCGAGGCCGACATTATGTACGGTTATCCCATTACACCCCAGAATGAAATTATGCATTATTGGACCAGGATGCTGCCCAAATACGGCCGCAGGTTTTTACAGACCGAGGACGAGCTTTCGGCGGGATTCACCACAGCCGGCGGCGTACTGGCCGGAAGGAGAGCCTTTACCGCTACCGCCGGGCCGGGCAACACTTTAATGCAGGAACCAATGAGCATGGCGGAGGCCATGCGGTTGCCCGTGGTGGTTATTGTACAACAGCGTGGCGGCCCATCCACGGCCACAGTAATTTATTCCCAGCAGGAAGTCACCATGACCACACTGGGTGGCAACGGTGAGGGTTTAAGGGTGGTTTACTCCACTGCTAATCACCAGGAACTTTTTGATTATACCATCAAGGCTTTTAATACCGCGTGGAAATACCGCTTCCCCACCTTTGTGCTGGGCGACGGTTACCAGGCTAAAATGCGGGAATCCCTAACCATGTATGATCCCGCCTCCCGGGGTATTACCATGGTGCCCACCGAGCCCTATGTGGGTAAAGAGGGAACACCGGGAGTGGACAGGGAGCCGACTCATTTGAGAAATACTTACAATGTGGAGGAAGAATTGTTCGAGGTGCTGGAACAGTACCTGGCTGATTACGCCAAGGCGGCCCCCGAAATAGCCGAATATGACGCCTTTGATACCGATGACGCCGACCTGGTGGTAATCTCCCACGGCGTTGTTTCCCGGGCCTGCAAGGCAGCGGTTAAAGAATTGCGGGAAGAAGGTTACAAGGTGGGTTATTTCCGTCCCATCACCCTGCGCCCGCTGCCGGTGGACCAGTTGCGGGAAGTGGCCGGTAAAGCCAAGCAATTGCTGGTGGTGGAATCCGCCAACGGCCAGTTGGACAGGCTGGTTAAAGAAGCTATTTACGGCAACACCACAGAAATGCTATCCTTGTTCAAACCCGGCGTTGGTGTAACCACCGAGGAAGTGGTGGCCCGGGTCAAGGAAATAAAAGGCTAA
- the dnaX gene encoding DNA polymerase III subunit gamma/tau — protein MSYLALYRQWRPQRLGDLVGQRHVTETLRNALMAGKVSHAYLFCGPRGTGKTSTAKILSRAVNCLKQQGGEPCNKCRNCREILSGATMDVIEIDAASNRGIDEIRDLKENIKYFPTLGGKKMYIVDEVHMLTNEAFNALLKTLEEPPEHVVFVLATTEPHKVPLTILSRCQRFDFRPLSAEAIAGRLEEVAARSNFKVEKDAVRAITRAAGGSMRDALSVLDQALLLSGENAVTADTVHTILGTVTEDVLFDLATGLAERKPALVLKQVAGIAAEGKDLQQLIRELTAYLRRLLVAFLAPDAAGEAGFDTPPAGLMQLFTRRRLISTIDYLVEAEQAMRRSAHPRVVLELALVRAMDEDDGPPVDELLHRIERLEQALANRGQAGGNALEYVPVAQGTSKQDVDKPAPKSPAAAVKAGLQIDGKRPEMGNTRANHNNDHPPWVAQQVLPQNMAGGEEITGEPETGHAVLPPNAGDTGSAAKENTRSSGLKTGGVEAAPARKNPVNTRGEPRYNIEQLRKWWPEILAVVKKANPIAYSCLCQAWPAEIKEHCLVLGVPRGDVFIKDMAEKPDTKQLLAQTLASFTRLTWQIRCAYYDAPPPGWSRSTVQLDTEEAISLFQGELVPLEKDLNKK, from the coding sequence GTGAGTTATCTGGCCTTGTACCGGCAGTGGCGGCCGCAGCGGTTGGGTGACCTGGTGGGACAAAGGCACGTAACCGAAACACTGCGCAACGCATTAATGGCCGGCAAAGTAAGTCACGCCTATTTATTTTGCGGGCCCCGGGGTACCGGTAAAACCAGCACGGCCAAGATACTGTCCCGGGCGGTTAACTGCCTGAAGCAGCAGGGAGGGGAACCTTGCAACAAGTGCCGGAACTGCCGGGAAATATTGTCCGGCGCCACCATGGATGTGATTGAAATTGACGCTGCCTCCAACCGGGGCATTGATGAAATACGTGATTTAAAGGAAAATATAAAATACTTTCCCACACTGGGTGGCAAAAAGATGTACATAGTGGATGAAGTGCATATGCTCACCAATGAGGCCTTTAACGCACTGCTTAAAACACTGGAGGAACCACCCGAACATGTGGTTTTTGTTCTGGCCACAACGGAACCGCACAAGGTGCCTTTGACCATATTGTCCCGCTGCCAGCGCTTTGATTTTCGCCCCCTTTCGGCTGAGGCGATTGCCGGGCGTCTGGAAGAGGTGGCCGCCAGGAGCAATTTTAAAGTGGAGAAAGATGCAGTGCGGGCTATCACCCGGGCCGCCGGAGGCAGTATGCGAGACGCCCTGAGTGTGTTGGACCAGGCGCTTTTGCTTAGCGGGGAAAACGCTGTAACGGCTGACACGGTGCACACCATTTTGGGCACAGTGACTGAAGATGTATTGTTTGATTTGGCCACCGGACTGGCGGAAAGAAAACCCGCCCTGGTGTTAAAACAGGTGGCGGGTATTGCGGCCGAAGGTAAAGATTTACAGCAACTAATCAGGGAACTGACCGCATACCTGCGCCGGCTGCTGGTGGCCTTTCTGGCTCCCGATGCGGCGGGGGAGGCCGGGTTTGATACGCCCCCGGCCGGGCTGATGCAGCTTTTTACGCGTCGCCGGTTAATCAGCACCATCGATTACCTGGTGGAGGCTGAGCAAGCAATGCGCCGCAGTGCACATCCCCGGGTGGTGCTGGAGCTGGCGCTGGTGCGGGCTATGGATGAGGATGACGGGCCGCCGGTGGATGAATTGCTGCACAGGATTGAGCGGCTTGAACAGGCGCTGGCCAACCGGGGACAGGCCGGTGGTAATGCCCTGGAGTATGTTCCGGTGGCCCAGGGTACCAGTAAACAAGATGTTGATAAACCTGCGCCCAAATCCCCCGCGGCGGCAGTCAAGGCCGGTTTGCAAATTGATGGTAAGCGGCCTGAAATGGGTAATACTAGAGCTAACCATAATAACGACCATCCCCCGTGGGTTGCCCAACAGGTTTTGCCCCAAAACATGGCGGGTGGAGAAGAAATCACGGGTGAGCCCGAGACCGGACATGCGGTTTTACCACCAAATGCAGGGGATACCGGTAGCGCGGCTAAAGAAAACACCCGGTCAAGTGGATTAAAAACCGGGGGTGTAGAAGCAGCTCCGGCCCGGAAAAACCCCGTGAATACCCGGGGTGAACCCCGGTATAACATTGAACAATTAAGAAAGTGGTGGCCGGAAATATTGGCGGTGGTTAAAAAGGCCAACCCCATTGCCTATAGCTGTTTATGTCAAGCCTGGCCGGCAGAGATAAAAGAACATTGTCTGGTGCTGGGGGTGCCCCGGGGAGATGTTTTTATCAAGGATATGGCTGAAAAGCCCGATACCAAACAATTGCTTGCCCAGACGCTGGCCTCGTTTACCCGCTTGACCTGGCAGATCCGCTGTGCTTATTATGATGCGCCGCCGCCGGGCTGGTCAAGGAGCACGGTACAGCTGGATACCGAAGAGGCGATAAGCCTGTTTCAGGGGGAACTGGTGCCCCTGGAAAAGGATTTAAATAAAAAATGA